One Cryobacterium psychrophilum DNA segment encodes these proteins:
- a CDS encoding sortase — protein MADELDLHSTAGVITEILTLVGFVAGIPLLIMGLIVRMVSHRWVKADGVIAVSKTGSVIRWFDGQGDVHAGQQNTHESHGLLPGDDIPVWFRPRSPDRCRTDDPSHDGRALRLTGLLLILVGVASGIFGLVLMFA, from the coding sequence ATGGCGGATGAATTGGACCTGCACTCAACCGCCGGCGTCATCACGGAGATTCTCACCCTAGTGGGCTTCGTGGCCGGGATTCCGCTTCTGATCATGGGGCTGATTGTGCGCATGGTGAGTCATCGATGGGTGAAAGCGGATGGCGTGATCGCCGTCTCCAAAACCGGCTCGGTCATCCGATGGTTCGACGGCCAGGGCGACGTGCACGCTGGTCAGCAGAACACCCACGAGTCCCACGGGCTGCTGCCCGGGGACGACATTCCGGTGTGGTTCCGGCCGCGCTCGCCGGACCGTTGCCGCACCGACGACCCGAGTCACGATGGCCGTGCCCTGCGCCTGACCGGGCTCCTTCTGATTCTGGTGGGCGTCGCATCCGGTATTTTCGGCTTGGTTTTGATGTTCGCTTAG
- a CDS encoding methyltransferase, with product MPSTTHATTDAPRIQWEEAGTAHSALWRSDSGWAAPTRVVVVDDTLTADAAYRLASSGTGMLWRGDFHNARQLLSALARRVERGQRMRDRDLTAAFRRHRTEALRRAHLLGLLLVPLDTDLRIPLRRAPNVRQACLEVYGPKAPASVVSLREVMGVIGAHEWRTKGVEIEALGARIHPHYGVFSPVRGEYLDLVASAPLPGTGLAFDIGAGTGVLSAILAQRGVSRIVATDQDARALVCARENIAALGFSSSVDVVEADLFPAGRADLVVCNPPWIPAAATTSTDFAVYDPNSRMLRGFLAGLADHLEPNGEGWLILSDIAERLGLRSRAELLDLIEDAGLAVVARLDTRPKHPRASDPTDPLHAARAAEVTSLWRLKIAA from the coding sequence ATGCCCAGCACCACGCACGCAACCACCGACGCGCCACGCATCCAGTGGGAGGAGGCTGGCACCGCGCACTCCGCCCTCTGGCGCTCCGACAGCGGCTGGGCCGCGCCCACACGCGTGGTCGTCGTCGACGATACCCTCACCGCCGATGCTGCGTACCGCCTCGCTTCCTCGGGCACGGGCATGTTGTGGCGGGGTGACTTTCACAATGCCCGCCAACTGCTGAGCGCACTCGCCCGCCGGGTCGAACGCGGGCAGCGGATGCGAGACCGCGACCTGACCGCGGCCTTCCGCCGGCACCGCACCGAGGCGCTGCGTCGGGCCCACCTGCTCGGGCTTCTGCTCGTTCCGCTCGACACCGACCTTCGCATTCCACTGCGTCGGGCACCCAACGTTCGCCAGGCCTGCCTCGAGGTGTATGGCCCGAAGGCTCCGGCCTCTGTCGTTTCCCTGCGTGAAGTCATGGGCGTCATCGGCGCGCACGAGTGGCGCACCAAGGGAGTGGAGATCGAGGCGCTCGGAGCTCGCATCCACCCGCACTACGGCGTGTTCTCCCCCGTGCGCGGCGAATACCTCGACCTGGTGGCGTCCGCGCCGCTGCCCGGTACCGGGCTCGCCTTCGACATCGGCGCCGGAACGGGCGTGCTCTCCGCGATCCTGGCCCAGCGCGGCGTTTCGCGCATTGTGGCCACCGACCAGGACGCCCGCGCCCTGGTCTGCGCCCGCGAGAATATTGCCGCACTCGGATTTTCCTCGAGCGTCGACGTGGTCGAGGCCGATCTATTTCCGGCTGGGCGCGCCGACCTCGTGGTGTGCAACCCGCCGTGGATTCCCGCGGCAGCGACAACGTCCACCGACTTCGCCGTGTACGACCCGAACAGCCGCATGCTGCGCGGCTTTCTCGCGGGACTCGCCGATCACCTCGAACCAAACGGCGAGGGATGGCTCATCCTCTCCGACATTGCGGAGCGCCTCGGACTGCGATCACGGGCGGAGCTGCTCGACCTCATCGAAGACGCGGGACTCGCGGTCGTGGCTCGCCTCGACACTCGCCCGAAGCATCCGCGTGCCTCCGACCCCACCGACCCGCTGCATGCCGCACGTGCGGCCGAGGTCACGTCGCTCTGGCGCCTCAAAATCGCGGCCTGA
- a CDS encoding MFS transporter: MTAELQAPSGRSARLDALPFTREHRKLLVGSGAGWALDAMDVGLISFVLAQLAVQWQATSTELSLIASAGFVGMAIGAGLGGLLADRIGRRQVFALTLLIYGLATGASALSGGVAVLIAWRFVVGLGLGAELPVASTLVSEFAPPKIRGRIIVILESFWAVGWTLAAVIGFLVVPASADGWRWALFIGAIPAVYAVVVRLGLPESVRFLESRGRHDEAEATVRRFEKSAGVATPTAEIAALPPVPLAAAKPRVSVLWSPGLRRRTGALWLVWFCVNFSYYGAFIWLPTILVASGFSLVRSFAYTLIITVAQLPGYAASAWLVERWGRRRTLAVFLVGSAVSAVLFGLAGDTSQVIGAGMLLSFFNLGAWGALYAVTPEIYPTSIRATGAGWAAGIGRIAAILAPLAVPLLRDVGGVGLLFTVFAAFFVVAALGALGLPEKQGVALED; the protein is encoded by the coding sequence GTGACGGCGGAACTTCAGGCCCCATCCGGGCGTTCGGCGAGGCTCGACGCCCTGCCGTTCACCCGGGAGCACCGCAAACTGCTGGTGGGCTCGGGGGCCGGCTGGGCGCTCGACGCCATGGACGTCGGCCTCATTTCCTTCGTACTCGCCCAACTGGCCGTGCAGTGGCAGGCCACCAGCACCGAGCTCTCGCTCATCGCCTCGGCCGGCTTCGTGGGCATGGCCATCGGCGCAGGCCTCGGCGGGCTGCTCGCCGACCGCATTGGCCGGCGCCAGGTCTTCGCACTCACCCTGCTGATCTACGGCCTCGCGACCGGGGCGTCAGCGCTCTCTGGCGGGGTCGCTGTTCTCATCGCCTGGCGATTCGTGGTGGGTCTCGGTCTCGGCGCGGAACTCCCCGTGGCGTCAACGCTTGTGAGCGAATTCGCGCCGCCGAAGATTCGCGGGCGCATCATCGTGATTCTTGAGTCCTTCTGGGCTGTGGGCTGGACCCTCGCGGCCGTGATCGGCTTTCTCGTGGTGCCGGCCTCAGCGGATGGCTGGCGCTGGGCGCTGTTCATCGGCGCCATTCCCGCGGTCTATGCCGTGGTCGTGCGCCTGGGCCTGCCCGAATCCGTGCGGTTCCTCGAGTCGAGGGGCCGTCACGACGAGGCGGAAGCCACCGTGCGACGCTTCGAGAAGTCGGCCGGGGTCGCGACGCCGACGGCCGAGATCGCGGCACTGCCTCCCGTCCCTCTCGCCGCGGCGAAACCGCGCGTTTCGGTGCTGTGGTCTCCCGGACTTCGTCGACGCACCGGCGCCCTCTGGCTGGTGTGGTTCTGCGTCAACTTCTCCTACTACGGCGCCTTCATCTGGCTGCCGACGATCCTGGTGGCGTCGGGGTTCTCGCTCGTGCGGTCCTTCGCGTACACGCTCATCATCACCGTGGCGCAGCTGCCGGGCTACGCCGCGTCGGCATGGCTCGTTGAACGCTGGGGACGCCGCCGCACGCTCGCCGTGTTCCTCGTCGGATCCGCGGTCTCGGCCGTGCTCTTCGGCCTCGCCGGAGACACGAGCCAGGTGATCGGGGCCGGCATGCTGCTGTCGTTCTTCAACCTCGGTGCCTGGGGCGCGCTCTACGCCGTGACCCCCGAGATCTACCCCACGAGCATTCGTGCCACCGGGGCGGGGTGGGCGGCCGGGATCGGCAGGATCGCAGCGATTCTGGCGCCACTTGCGGTTCCCCTGCTGCGGGATGTGGGCGGCGTCGGCCTGCTGTTTACGGTGTTCGCCGCCTTCTTCGTCGTGGCTGCCCTCGGCGCCCTCGGCCTTCCCGAAAAGCAGGGCGTGGCCCTCGAGGACTAG
- a CDS encoding DNA alkylation repair protein, producing the protein MFELAGSEALWRRRVAMVGSLGLIMRGDASTTLELATRLLGDREPLMHKAVGWMLREPGKHIDQSRTAAVAGPAASRSTSSSPRGPRPAFREGRGRRGQPRRRRRRTP; encoded by the coding sequence ATGTTCGAGCTGGCCGGCAGCGAGGCGCTCTGGCGCCGGCGGGTGGCCATGGTGGGCAGCCTCGGCCTCATCATGCGCGGCGACGCGAGCACGACGCTTGAGCTGGCGACACGGCTGCTGGGCGACCGTGAACCGCTCATGCACAAGGCCGTTGGCTGGATGCTGCGGGAGCCGGGGAAGCACATCGACCAATCGCGCACGGCGGCGGTAGCGGGACCGGCGGCCTCGCGGTCGACATCCTCTAGTCCTCGAGGGCCACGCCCTGCTTTTCGGGAAGGCCGAGGGCGCCGAGGGCAGCCACGACGAAGAAGGCGGCGAACACCGTAA
- a CDS encoding DNA alkylation repair protein, with product MTDAARTFPASLTACAVKGPLGGLADPEFAEGVARFFQTGPVQYADGDVFLGLKVPVVGTSVKAFAALPQAEIDVLLESEVHEH from the coding sequence ATGACGGATGCTGCGCGAACCTTCCCTGCTTCACTCACGGCGTGCGCGGTGAAAGGGCCACTGGGCGGCCTGGCCGATCCGGAATTCGCGGAGGGCGTGGCGCGGTTCTTCCAGACAGGGCCGGTCCAGTACGCGGACGGTGACGTTTTCCTCGGGCTCAAGGTCCCGGTCGTGGGCACCAGCGTAAAGGCCTTCGCGGCGCTGCCCCAGGCCGAGATCGACGTGTTGCTCGAGAGCGAGGTGCACGAACATTGA
- a CDS encoding APC family permease produces the protein MPAMQSHKTDHSLLKVLGNRDALALGFGAMIGFGWVVLTGGWINEAGTMGAVAAMIAGGIIMCIVGLTYAELTAAMPKAGGEHNFLLRAMGPRWSFVGSWAITGGYVTIVAFEAVALPRTAGYLFPNLSQIPLWQIAGEQVYLTWALVGAIAAVVITGINIRGVKLAGVVQTFVVLFLLIIGAMLVFGSFTGGSATHMEPFFTGGMGGFFAVLVVVPFLFVGFDVIPQSAEEVDVEPRQIGKLVVVAVILATIWYVMIVLTTSSSMSAADIGQTDIATADAMGALFGTDVMAKVLIAGGIAGILTSWNSLLLGASRLMFSMARSGMLPAWFGVLHPKFRTPTNALLFIGALSFLAPFFGTQMLGWLVDSGAPSIVLAYILVAVAFVVLRRREPQMDRPLRIGGKGNGGIVIGVAAVALCLALLSLYLPGMPAALSFEPWLLFGLWWVGGVFFFLRIPAGIAPGHDAEDRLLATLGSGRS, from the coding sequence ATGCCTGCCATGCAGAGCCACAAAACTGATCATTCGCTTCTCAAAGTATTAGGAAATCGAGACGCGCTCGCGCTCGGATTCGGGGCCATGATCGGCTTCGGCTGGGTGGTCCTGACGGGCGGCTGGATCAACGAAGCCGGCACGATGGGCGCCGTCGCGGCCATGATCGCCGGCGGAATCATCATGTGCATCGTGGGCCTCACCTACGCCGAACTCACCGCAGCCATGCCGAAGGCCGGCGGCGAACACAACTTCCTGCTTCGGGCCATGGGCCCGCGCTGGTCGTTCGTCGGATCGTGGGCGATCACCGGAGGCTACGTCACCATCGTCGCCTTCGAAGCCGTAGCCCTGCCACGCACCGCCGGGTACCTGTTTCCGAATCTGAGCCAGATTCCGCTGTGGCAGATCGCCGGTGAACAGGTCTACCTGACCTGGGCGCTGGTCGGAGCCATCGCGGCCGTCGTGATCACGGGCATCAACATTCGCGGCGTGAAACTGGCCGGGGTCGTACAGACTTTTGTCGTCCTCTTCTTGCTGATCATCGGCGCGATGCTCGTGTTCGGTTCGTTCACCGGCGGATCGGCCACGCACATGGAGCCGTTCTTCACCGGTGGTATGGGCGGGTTCTTCGCCGTGCTCGTCGTCGTGCCGTTCCTGTTCGTCGGCTTCGACGTGATCCCGCAGTCCGCCGAAGAGGTCGATGTGGAGCCGCGCCAGATCGGCAAGCTCGTTGTCGTCGCCGTGATCCTGGCGACCATCTGGTACGTCATGATCGTGCTGACCACGTCGTCGTCGATGAGTGCGGCCGATATCGGCCAGACCGACATCGCGACCGCGGATGCCATGGGTGCACTGTTCGGCACCGACGTCATGGCCAAGGTGCTCATTGCCGGCGGAATCGCGGGAATTCTCACCTCGTGGAACTCGCTGCTGCTCGGCGCATCCCGTCTCATGTTCTCAATGGCCCGCTCCGGCATGCTCCCGGCATGGTTCGGCGTGCTGCACCCGAAGTTCCGCACGCCTACCAATGCGCTCCTCTTCATTGGCGCGTTGTCGTTCCTCGCCCCGTTCTTCGGCACCCAGATGCTGGGCTGGCTCGTCGATTCCGGTGCCCCGAGCATCGTCCTGGCGTACATCCTGGTGGCTGTCGCCTTCGTGGTGTTGCGTCGCCGCGAACCCCAGATGGACCGCCCGCTGCGCATCGGCGGCAAGGGCAACGGCGGAATCGTGATCGGCGTCGCGGCCGTGGCCCTCTGCCTGGCGCTACTGAGCCTGTACCTGCCGGGCATGCCCGCAGCGCTGTCGTTCGAACCCTGGCTGTTGTTCGGGCTGTGGTGGGTCGGCGGCGTCTTCTTCTTCCTGCGCATTCCTGCCGGCATCGCGCCGGGCCATGACGCCGAGGACCGCCTGCTGGCGACGCTGGGTTCGGGGCGCTCCTGA
- a CDS encoding DUF6421 family protein, producing MSMSVKETHAQNALVGEPEVLEDARVTELAEHPAWLRLKAAATALQAVQTQDGSVADTSLHTDAAASVALLTGAIQQLAPLFAHDVAYLDALVVDFERWVAEGFGVPDFYDALMQFQPQQDRIDGLAHLVVFPMYTQNGSTNRLVEAVLIEVIWPRFIAELEEGYTNKLFVPIRFLDFTPGYDTNSAVLFPETVAMREIPTFTWGAIFADREAARFRRVVRAASEITRLDLPAEALGLLNDQHLTEETFVMWDLIHDRTHMRGDLPFDPFMIKQRMPFFLYSLEELRCDLTAFRESVTIERSELASPEARKHAKLVQYAVIFDRIFRFAITGSRVRNYDGLGGQLLFAWMHQHHVLHWTNTRLTFDWDAVPDVVIALGKQIDELYWASIDRPKKAHWLAAYAMISETLTPNPASVWANGLPREVLAGAPKGYTDAVLDDEFPLSMFFEALEKKMKTIIASTAGITAHD from the coding sequence ATGTCGATGTCAGTAAAAGAAACGCACGCTCAAAATGCGCTGGTCGGTGAGCCCGAGGTTCTCGAAGATGCTCGCGTCACCGAACTGGCCGAGCACCCGGCCTGGTTGCGTCTCAAGGCCGCCGCGACCGCGCTGCAGGCAGTGCAGACGCAAGACGGTTCGGTTGCCGATACGTCGCTGCACACGGATGCCGCGGCATCCGTTGCCCTGCTCACCGGTGCCATCCAGCAGCTCGCGCCGCTCTTTGCCCACGACGTCGCCTACCTCGACGCGCTCGTGGTGGACTTCGAGCGTTGGGTGGCCGAAGGATTCGGTGTGCCCGACTTCTACGACGCCCTCATGCAGTTCCAGCCGCAGCAGGATCGCATCGACGGCCTCGCGCACCTCGTGGTCTTCCCGATGTACACGCAGAACGGCAGCACCAACCGGCTCGTCGAAGCGGTGCTGATCGAGGTGATCTGGCCGCGTTTCATTGCCGAGCTCGAGGAGGGGTACACGAACAAGCTGTTCGTTCCCATTCGTTTTCTCGACTTCACGCCCGGATACGACACGAACTCCGCTGTGCTGTTTCCCGAAACGGTTGCGATGCGGGAGATCCCGACGTTCACGTGGGGCGCGATCTTTGCCGATCGCGAAGCCGCGAGATTCCGTCGGGTCGTGCGCGCAGCATCCGAGATCACCCGCCTCGATCTTCCCGCAGAAGCGCTCGGCCTGCTGAATGACCAGCACCTCACCGAAGAAACCTTCGTGATGTGGGACCTCATCCACGACCGAACCCACATGCGCGGTGACCTGCCGTTCGATCCGTTCATGATCAAGCAGCGCATGCCGTTCTTCCTGTATTCCCTGGAGGAATTGCGCTGCGACCTCACCGCGTTCCGCGAGTCGGTCACCATCGAACGCAGCGAACTCGCCAGCCCGGAGGCTCGCAAGCATGCCAAGCTCGTGCAGTACGCCGTGATCTTCGACCGCATCTTTCGGTTTGCGATCACGGGCAGCCGGGTGCGCAACTATGACGGTCTCGGCGGACAGTTGCTCTTTGCGTGGATGCACCAGCATCACGTGCTGCACTGGACAAACACGCGTCTCACGTTCGACTGGGACGCCGTTCCCGACGTGGTCATCGCTCTGGGCAAGCAGATCGACGAGCTGTACTGGGCGTCGATTGACCGACCGAAGAAGGCGCACTGGCTCGCCGCGTACGCCATGATCTCCGAGACGCTCACCCCCAACCCGGCCTCGGTCTGGGCCAACGGGCTGCCGCGGGAGGTACTCGCGGGGGCACCCAAGGGGTACACCGACGCCGTCCTGGACGATGAGTTCCCCCTGTCGATGTTCTTCGAGGCCCTCGAGAAGAAGATGAAGACGATCATCGCATCAACGGCGGGCATCACCGCTCATGACTAG
- a CDS encoding SDR family NAD(P)-dependent oxidoreductase → MTSAVAGRTVLIAGASSAAGRAACAALTDAGARVVAVGSNLERLQTVAAEARFVCDLADYAAVTNLVSLVHADVGRIDGLIHLVGGWRGGGGLIGQTDDDWDFLQAHVVTTLRNTTRAFNADLLGSPAGRLAIVSSVSVNRPTPGGANYSTAKAAAETWVRAVGYGFAKAESNSAAIIFVVKALEGLERELASRVVGLWDEPAASVNDTRVTLTT, encoded by the coding sequence ATGACTAGCGCCGTCGCTGGACGCACCGTGCTCATCGCCGGTGCGTCCAGCGCGGCCGGCCGTGCCGCCTGTGCCGCACTCACGGATGCCGGCGCTCGCGTCGTCGCTGTCGGATCCAATCTCGAACGGCTGCAGACCGTCGCCGCCGAGGCCCGATTCGTGTGTGATCTCGCGGACTACGCGGCCGTCACCAACCTCGTTTCGCTCGTGCATGCCGACGTCGGCCGCATCGACGGTCTCATCCACCTCGTGGGCGGCTGGCGAGGCGGCGGCGGTCTGATCGGACAGACCGACGACGACTGGGACTTCCTGCAGGCGCACGTCGTGACCACGCTGCGCAATACCACCCGGGCGTTCAACGCCGACCTTCTCGGCTCGCCAGCCGGCCGGCTCGCCATCGTCTCCTCCGTGTCGGTCAACCGGCCAACCCCCGGCGGCGCGAATTACTCGACAGCCAAGGCTGCCGCCGAAACCTGGGTGCGCGCGGTCGGTTACGGCTTCGCCAAGGCCGAATCGAACTCTGCAGCGATCATCTTCGTCGTGAAAGCGCTCGAGGGACTCGAGAGGGAGCTGGCATCACGTGTGGTCGGGCTGTGGGACGAGCCCGCGGCATCCGTCAACGATACGCGGGTCACCCTCACCACCTGA
- a CDS encoding ABC transporter ATP-binding protein — protein sequence MLDIRAVSKRYGSKPVLTDVSFTVVDGRMTGFVGANGAGKTTTMRIILGVLTPDTGTVLIDGAPVTAGDRRRFGYMPEERGLYPKMKLGEQLVYLARLHGLSTASARQNSSTLLERLGLAERTGDLVQALSLGNQQRAQIAAALVHDPEFLVLDEPFSGLDPIAVETVMTVLTDYAASGAPVLFSSHQLDIVERLCDDLVIIADGRIRANGSREGLRQRFSRPRFEIRSPGDTAWVGTLPGITLVETAPGLAIFEAETDAASQGVLRHALERGPVDSFSQQRPSLASIFREVVQ from the coding sequence ATGCTCGACATCAGGGCTGTCAGCAAGCGCTACGGTAGCAAACCCGTACTCACCGATGTGAGCTTCACCGTGGTGGACGGCCGTATGACCGGCTTCGTCGGTGCCAATGGTGCCGGCAAGACCACCACGATGCGCATTATCCTCGGCGTGCTCACCCCCGACACCGGCACCGTACTCATCGATGGCGCGCCCGTGACCGCCGGCGACCGACGCCGTTTCGGCTACATGCCCGAGGAACGCGGCCTCTATCCCAAGATGAAGCTGGGAGAACAGCTCGTCTACCTGGCCCGGTTGCACGGCCTGAGTACGGCATCCGCTCGTCAGAACAGCAGCACCCTCCTGGAGCGACTCGGTCTGGCCGAGCGGACCGGTGACCTGGTGCAAGCGCTGTCCCTCGGCAACCAGCAGCGGGCACAGATCGCGGCGGCCCTCGTGCACGACCCCGAGTTCCTCGTTCTCGACGAGCCATTCTCCGGGCTGGACCCGATTGCCGTCGAAACGGTGATGACCGTGCTCACCGACTACGCCGCGAGCGGCGCGCCCGTGCTCTTCTCCTCCCACCAGCTCGACATCGTCGAGCGCCTCTGTGACGACCTGGTCATCATCGCCGACGGCCGGATCCGCGCGAACGGCTCCCGCGAGGGGCTCCGCCAACGATTCAGCCGCCCCCGGTTCGAGATTCGTTCTCCCGGCGACACGGCCTGGGTCGGCACGCTGCCCGGCATCACCCTCGTGGAGACGGCGCCCGGCCTGGCCATTTTCGAAGCAGAAACGGATGCCGCCAGCCAGGGCGTTCTGCGACACGCACTCGAACGGGGACCGGTTGACTCGTTCAGCCAGCAGCGCCCGAGTCTCGCCTCAATTTTCAGGGAGGTTGTGCAGTGA
- a CDS encoding ABC transporter permease, translated as MNANRPVHTAPTFGHSVWLVSTREIVARLRSKSFLISTSILLLISVASVVVGSIAAQNTMLPRVAVVGVVGQNIPQLKAFTLIPADSVAEAETLVRDGRVDAAIAPASTDTSPLGLSVTALSEPPAAIMAALSVAPTVRLLEPPARDTRLAYLVAIGFGLVFLMSSVTFGSTIAQSVVEEKQTRIVEILMSTIPVRALLAGKVAGNSIMAFGQIVAIGLLVSIGLATTGQQALLSGIGPSIVWFAVFFAFGFVLLASLYAATASLVSRQEDVGSATSPVMILVMIPYFLVILFNNNPTVLAVMSYIPFSAPVGMPMRIFLGSAAWWEPLVALVILVLTTAAVIAAGSRVYAHALLRMGARVPLREALRRGSER; from the coding sequence GTGAACGCGAACCGTCCGGTGCACACGGCGCCAACGTTCGGGCACAGCGTCTGGCTCGTTTCTACCCGAGAGATCGTGGCACGGTTACGGAGCAAATCCTTCCTGATCTCGACGTCCATCCTGCTGCTGATCTCCGTGGCCTCCGTCGTTGTGGGCAGCATCGCGGCCCAGAACACGATGCTCCCGCGGGTGGCCGTGGTGGGTGTCGTTGGTCAGAACATCCCGCAGCTCAAAGCTTTCACCCTCATACCGGCCGACAGTGTGGCCGAGGCGGAGACCCTCGTACGCGACGGGCGGGTGGATGCCGCGATTGCGCCCGCTTCCACCGACACGTCTCCCCTGGGGCTCTCCGTCACCGCCCTCTCGGAGCCGCCGGCGGCGATCATGGCTGCCCTCAGCGTTGCGCCAACGGTGCGGCTGCTCGAGCCGCCTGCGCGGGACACTCGCCTCGCCTACCTTGTGGCCATCGGCTTCGGTCTCGTCTTTCTCATGTCGTCCGTGACGTTCGGGTCCACGATCGCCCAGAGCGTGGTGGAGGAGAAGCAGACGCGCATCGTGGAGATCCTGATGTCGACGATCCCGGTTCGAGCGCTCCTCGCGGGGAAGGTCGCCGGCAACAGCATCATGGCATTCGGCCAGATCGTGGCCATTGGCCTGCTCGTGTCGATCGGACTGGCCACCACCGGGCAACAGGCGCTGCTGTCGGGCATCGGACCCTCAATCGTGTGGTTTGCCGTTTTCTTCGCGTTCGGCTTCGTGCTGCTCGCCTCGCTGTATGCTGCCACGGCCTCCCTCGTGTCCCGCCAGGAAGATGTGGGATCGGCAACATCACCGGTCATGATCCTCGTGATGATCCCGTACTTCCTGGTGATCCTCTTCAACAACAATCCCACGGTACTGGCCGTCATGTCCTACATTCCGTTTTCGGCGCCCGTGGGGATGCCCATGCGCATCTTCCTGGGGTCCGCGGCCTGGTGGGAGCCGCTCGTGGCGCTCGTGATTCTCGTGCTGACCACGGCAGCGGTGATTGCGGCGGGGTCACGTGTCTACGCCCACGCTCTGCTGCGCATGGGCGCGCGGGTTCCGCTGCGGGAAGCGTTGCGGCGCGGATCGGAGCGTTAA
- a CDS encoding threonine aldolase family protein has product MTQLHDLTLRGFASDNYSGIHPEILEAIVQANGAHQVAYGEDVYTARLQEVFVEQFGEGIEAFPVFNGTGANVIGLQSMLPRWGAVICTSSAHINSDEGGAPEYVGGFKLLPVATLDGKLTPDLIDQEAWGWGDEHRAQPLVVSITQSTELGTVYTVEEVRAIANHAHKNGMTLHMDGARISNAAAALGVPVRAFTRDAGVDVLSFGGTKNGMMLGECIVVLNPAGSTGLKYLRKTNMQLSSKMRFISAQFVALLSNELWLRNARHANAMARRLRDALEAGAADGSVPNIAFTQATQANAVFARLPLGVADRLRKSFRFYDWDEQTGEVRWMCGFDTSEADIDAFVAALKRELAAS; this is encoded by the coding sequence GTGACCCAACTTCATGATTTGACCCTGCGCGGTTTCGCTTCTGACAACTACTCCGGCATTCACCCCGAAATTCTCGAGGCGATCGTGCAGGCAAACGGTGCCCACCAGGTTGCCTACGGCGAAGACGTCTATACGGCACGACTACAAGAGGTGTTCGTTGAACAGTTCGGCGAAGGCATAGAGGCCTTCCCCGTCTTCAACGGCACCGGCGCGAACGTGATCGGCCTGCAGTCGATGCTCCCCCGCTGGGGCGCCGTGATCTGCACGTCCAGCGCGCACATCAATTCCGATGAGGGCGGCGCCCCCGAATATGTCGGCGGCTTCAAGCTCTTGCCCGTCGCCACCCTCGACGGCAAGCTCACCCCCGATCTCATCGACCAGGAGGCGTGGGGCTGGGGCGACGAGCACCGCGCCCAACCCCTCGTGGTCTCCATCACCCAGAGCACCGAGCTGGGTACCGTGTACACCGTCGAGGAGGTGCGGGCCATCGCCAACCACGCGCACAAGAACGGCATGACCCTGCACATGGACGGCGCCCGCATCAGCAACGCCGCCGCCGCCCTCGGGGTTCCCGTGCGGGCGTTCACCCGCGATGCCGGCGTCGACGTGCTCAGCTTCGGTGGCACCAAGAACGGCATGATGCTCGGTGAGTGCATTGTGGTGCTCAACCCCGCGGGATCCACTGGCTTGAAGTACCTGCGCAAGACGAACATGCAGCTCTCGTCGAAGATGCGGTTCATCTCGGCGCAGTTTGTTGCCCTGCTGAGCAACGAGCTGTGGCTGCGGAACGCCCGCCACGCCAACGCCATGGCGCGTCGACTGCGGGATGCGCTTGAGGCCGGGGCAGCGGATGGTTCGGTGCCGAACATCGCCTTCACGCAGGCCACGCAGGCCAACGCGGTCTTCGCGCGGCTGCCGCTGGGTGTGGCTGACCGCCTGCGGAAAAGCTTCCGCTTCTATGACTGGGACGAGCAGACCGGCGAGGTGCGCTGGATGTGCGGTTTCGACACGAGTGAGGCAGACATCGACGCCTTCGTGGCCGCCCTCAAGCGCGAGCTGGCCGCCTCGTGA